A stretch of the Sulfurimonas sp. HSL3-1 genome encodes the following:
- a CDS encoding amidoligase family protein — protein sequence MTPFLLPPKVRCSDGEMRRVGFELEYSGPELESCARIVSEITGGEITEINPWHYTIGPTPWGDFSLTLDFQFLIRSGLQEWLHNAGFDEAMEQDEIDAIEYFIGSFSASLVPFELTTPPLPLNALDLVETLKDALRGAGALGTTANPLYVFGFHINPEAPDLSAATLLAYLRAYLVLYDLLAEEIRPVFTRRLSFYIDPFPSDYIRKVLHPAYRPTMEGFTDDYLEANPTRNRALDLLPLLAWNDLGRVRRALPTEKISPRPAFHFRLPNSRVDEAGWHTADAWNSWLHVERLAEDTETLLSLAYARYRMMNSFFYRFRKKQWIKRIRQWAEKFE from the coding sequence ATGACACCCTTTCTTCTGCCGCCGAAGGTGCGCTGCAGCGACGGCGAGATGCGTCGCGTCGGATTTGAACTGGAGTACTCCGGCCCGGAGCTGGAGTCATGCGCCCGGATCGTCTCGGAGATCACCGGGGGCGAGATCACCGAAATCAACCCCTGGCACTACACCATCGGCCCGACGCCCTGGGGAGACTTCTCCCTGACGCTCGATTTCCAGTTCCTCATCCGCTCAGGCCTCCAGGAGTGGCTGCACAATGCCGGGTTCGACGAAGCGATGGAGCAGGACGAAATCGACGCCATCGAATACTTTATCGGCTCCTTTTCCGCGTCGCTTGTCCCCTTTGAGCTGACGACGCCGCCGCTGCCGCTGAACGCCCTTGACCTGGTGGAAACCCTTAAAGATGCCCTGCGCGGCGCGGGGGCGCTCGGCACGACGGCCAACCCCCTCTATGTCTTCGGCTTCCACATCAATCCCGAGGCGCCCGATTTGAGCGCGGCGACCCTGCTGGCCTATCTGCGTGCCTACCTCGTACTCTATGACCTGCTGGCCGAGGAGATCCGTCCCGTCTTCACCCGGCGCCTCTCCTTCTATATCGACCCCTTTCCCTCCGATTACATCCGCAAGGTTTTGCACCCCGCCTACCGCCCGACGATGGAGGGCTTTACCGATGATTACCTGGAAGCCAACCCGACACGCAACCGGGCCCTCGACCTGCTGCCGCTGCTGGCATGGAATGACCTGGGGCGTGTCCGTCGGGCCCTGCCCACAGAGAAGATCTCCCCCCGCCCCGCCTTTCACTTCCGTCTCCCCAACTCCCGCGTCGATGAAGCGGGTTGGCACACCGCCGACGCCTGGAACAGCTGGCTCCATGTCGAGCGCCTGGCGGAAGATACGGAGACGCTGCTGTCGCTCGCCTATGCGCGCTACCGCATGATGAACTCATTCTTCTACCGTTTCCGCAAAAAACAGTGGATCAAAAGGATACGACAATGGGCAGAAAAGTTCGAATAG
- a CDS encoding efflux RND transporter periplasmic adaptor subunit has product MEAMEKVTAYKSPRWKWIVLGVVVLIAVAVGGYFFLQPAKNGQAYRFVTQSAERGELNITVSASGYLQPLESVDVGTEVSGTIEKVLVDYNDLVQKGELMAQMDKTKYQSAVDKANAALRSAKATLENANAELYRSKATLKRDETLREETKGALPSQSDWDTDYADYLASKAQVDNAKAQVEQAKHSLVSSQYDLERTAIYSPVDGTVLTREIDPGQTVAASYQTPTLFTIAKDLRKMELQVSVDEADIAKVKAGDTATFTVDAYPDSVFSGTIRMVRVNSEIEDGVVTYIAVLDVNNSDLKLRPGMSADADITVQTFRDALIVPRAALLYLPVATSKETKLFAFHDDDESAYDDKPHVWRLNGQTPEKLYVEVLGTNGTQSVIAGEVLTPGDNLIVAQEKQP; this is encoded by the coding sequence ATGGAAGCGATGGAAAAGGTCACGGCGTATAAAAGCCCCCGATGGAAATGGATCGTTCTGGGCGTTGTCGTGCTGATCGCAGTGGCCGTCGGCGGCTACTTCTTCCTGCAACCGGCCAAGAACGGCCAGGCCTACCGTTTCGTCACCCAGAGCGCGGAGCGGGGGGAACTCAACATCACCGTTTCGGCATCGGGGTACCTGCAACCGCTGGAGAGCGTTGACGTCGGTACGGAGGTCTCAGGCACGATCGAGAAGGTGCTTGTCGATTACAACGACCTTGTGCAGAAGGGGGAGTTGATGGCGCAGATGGATAAGACGAAGTACCAAAGCGCCGTCGACAAGGCGAATGCGGCGCTGAGGTCGGCCAAGGCGACGCTGGAGAATGCGAATGCGGAACTCTACCGCAGCAAGGCGACGCTCAAGCGCGACGAAACGCTGCGCGAAGAGACGAAAGGGGCCCTGCCTTCGCAAAGTGACTGGGATACGGACTATGCAGACTATCTGGCGTCCAAGGCGCAGGTCGATAACGCCAAGGCGCAGGTGGAACAGGCGAAGCACAGCCTCGTCTCTTCGCAGTATGACCTGGAGCGTACGGCAATCTATTCGCCCGTTGACGGTACCGTGCTCACCCGCGAGATCGACCCCGGCCAGACGGTCGCGGCTTCCTACCAGACCCCGACGCTCTTTACAATCGCCAAGGACCTGCGCAAGATGGAGCTGCAGGTGAGCGTCGACGAGGCGGATATCGCCAAGGTGAAAGCGGGGGACACGGCAACGTTTACAGTTGACGCCTATCCTGACAGCGTGTTTTCAGGCACGATCCGCATGGTACGGGTCAACTCGGAGATCGAGGACGGGGTCGTCACCTACATCGCCGTATTGGACGTTAACAACAGTGACCTGAAACTGCGCCCGGGGATGAGCGCCGACGCGGATATCACCGTTCAGACGTTCCGCGATGCGCTGATCGTCCCCCGCGCCGCGCTGCTCTACCTTCCCGTCGCAACGTCCAAGGAGACGAAACTGTTCGCGTTTCATGACGATGACGAGAGCGCCTACGATGACAAACCGCACGTCTGGCGGCTGAACGGGCAGACCCCGGAGAAGCTCTACGTCGAGGTGCTCGGCACGAACGGTACCCAGAGTGTCATCGCAGGGGAGGTGCTCACACCCGGGGACAATCTTATCGTCGCCCAGGAGAAGCAGCCGTGA
- a CDS encoding patatin-like phospholipase family protein: protein MKKVSLVLGSGGARGYVHIGVIEALEAKGYEIVSVSGCSMGALVGGLYACGRLAEYREWVQGLDPLDVAALLDLAWDKRGIMSGTKVFERLDDLIGTQTIEELPIRFTAVASDLNRGKEVWFQSGDLLSAIRASIAIPSVFTPVELDGMLLVDGGVLNPLPVAPTMRDRSDLTIAVNLYGPDAEQEEAAVAERYDSFAERLASKAKNAIKERLRRREQAHIFSILDQSFDTMQRSLTQYRIGGYPPDIMITLPKNICSTFDFHKAAPLIEAGRRAVEGHPAL from the coding sequence ATGAAAAAAGTATCGTTGGTATTGGGCAGCGGCGGGGCGCGTGGCTACGTGCATATCGGCGTCATCGAGGCGCTGGAAGCGAAGGGGTATGAGATCGTTTCCGTCAGCGGCTGTTCCATGGGGGCGCTGGTCGGCGGACTCTACGCCTGCGGCAGGCTTGCCGAATACAGGGAGTGGGTGCAGGGGCTCGACCCCCTCGACGTCGCCGCGCTCCTGGACCTCGCCTGGGACAAGCGGGGCATTATGAGCGGTACAAAGGTCTTCGAGCGCCTGGACGATCTTATCGGCACCCAGACGATCGAGGAGCTGCCCATCCGTTTTACGGCCGTCGCTTCGGACCTGAATCGGGGCAAAGAGGTGTGGTTTCAAAGTGGCGACCTGCTGAGCGCGATCCGCGCTTCGATCGCCATCCCCTCCGTGTTTACCCCGGTGGAGCTCGACGGAATGCTCCTGGTCGACGGCGGGGTTCTCAACCCCCTGCCCGTGGCGCCGACGATGCGCGACCGCAGCGACCTCACCATCGCCGTCAACCTCTACGGCCCCGACGCGGAGCAGGAGGAAGCCGCCGTCGCCGAGCGCTATGACTCCTTTGCCGAACGTCTGGCATCCAAGGCCAAAAATGCCATCAAAGAGCGTCTCCGCCGCCGGGAGCAGGCGCACATCTTCTCCATTCTCGACCAGAGTTTCGATACGATGCAGCGCAGCCTGACCCAGTACCGCATCGGCGGCTACCCGCCCGATATCATGATTACCCTTCCCAAGAATATCTGCAGTACGTTCGACTTCCATAAAGCCGCGCCGCTGATCGAAGCGGGGCGCAGGGCGGTAGAGGGGCATCCGGCGTTATAG
- a CDS encoding OmpA family protein, whose protein sequence is MMKRAWMTSALLAAQIAAASQYNIEVSPVAGIGIPEGNILLENEMIIGGEIQINNLFSFPIKPELSAYYATDTDYSYNPPAPTPPLFLSPIDTSASTNIWRVGMGAVYDYTEEGSVRPFAKIGAGYENMSNPLYGNKNSAYGDAGAGVKIPFTEQVALKLEAIYMLKNNGNRYDSNLLALAGLSFAFGAHEAAAAVASSGYKTYDSDGDGVIDDNDQCPNTPRGAKVDAYGCVPDDDRDGVANLYDKCPETPSGFKVDKVGCAATFPFSVEFATDSAVVTSAHMDEIDAFADYMKSNPYKAEIVGRADDRGTNAYNDVLSKKRAEVVVGLLVGKGIASNRLSAVGKGETDPVATNATAEGRAQNRSVRAELIR, encoded by the coding sequence ATGATGAAGCGTGCATGGATGACGAGTGCGTTGCTGGCGGCACAGATCGCGGCAGCATCTCAATACAATATCGAGGTTTCACCGGTGGCGGGGATCGGGATTCCAGAAGGCAATATTCTGCTTGAAAACGAGATGATCATCGGGGGGGAAATCCAGATCAACAACCTCTTTTCCTTCCCGATCAAACCGGAACTGTCCGCCTACTATGCGACGGATACGGACTATTCGTACAACCCGCCGGCGCCGACGCCGCCCCTGTTCCTTAGCCCCATCGATACCTCCGCTTCCACGAACATCTGGCGTGTCGGCATGGGGGCTGTCTACGACTACACGGAGGAAGGCAGCGTCCGCCCGTTCGCCAAGATCGGCGCCGGTTACGAGAACATGAGCAATCCGCTCTACGGCAATAAAAACAGCGCCTACGGCGATGCCGGCGCGGGGGTGAAAATCCCCTTCACCGAACAGGTGGCGCTGAAACTCGAAGCGATCTACATGCTCAAGAACAACGGCAACCGCTATGACAGCAACCTGCTGGCGCTCGCCGGTCTCTCCTTCGCGTTCGGTGCCCACGAAGCGGCCGCGGCGGTAGCGTCATCAGGGTACAAAACCTACGACAGTGACGGCGACGGCGTCATCGACGACAATGACCAGTGCCCGAATACACCGCGCGGCGCCAAAGTCGACGCCTACGGGTGCGTGCCCGATGACGACCGCGACGGCGTTGCGAACCTTTATGACAAATGCCCGGAGACCCCATCAGGCTTCAAGGTCGATAAAGTAGGGTGTGCCGCGACCTTCCCGTTCAGCGTCGAGTTCGCCACCGACTCCGCCGTGGTGACGAGTGCCCATATGGACGAGATCGATGCCTTTGCGGATTATATGAAATCCAACCCCTACAAAGCCGAGATCGTCGGCCGTGCCGACGACCGCGGGACGAATGCATATAATGACGTGCTCTCGAAGAAACGCGCCGAGGTCGTTGTCGGCCTGCTGGTGGGTAAGGGAATCGCGTCCAACCGCCTGAGCGCCGTCGGAAAAGGGGAGACCGATCCGGTCGCCACCAACGCCACAGCCGAAGGGCGTGCGCAGAACCGCTCCGTCCGCGCGGAACTGATCCGCTGA
- a CDS encoding CsgG/HfaB family protein: MKYRYLLAPVAAALCITGCATMEKQEVHDTPTAAPAVSKTVQAAKALKEEPSGLKRKVAIGRFTNETRYGQSFFIDENSDRIGKQAMDILSSKLFETGKFIMLERADLEKIQKELAMGDAPALKNSADYLILGSITEFGRNEVSDVGWFSRVKKQEAFAKVHIRIVDVSTGQIIYSEEGKGTAYSEAGTVMGVGDKSAYDSQLNDKAIDAAISDLASNVIENMMDKPWRGYLLGYEQGMLITSGGKSQNIKVGDKFDVMASGKKVKNPQTNSIITLPGKKLATIEIVSTAGDTPENEVSFASITSGDLGARLKTKNFSDLYIQVHKD; encoded by the coding sequence ATGAAGTATAGGTATTTACTAGCTCCGGTCGCCGCAGCCCTCTGTATCACGGGGTGTGCGACCATGGAGAAGCAGGAAGTGCATGACACGCCGACGGCGGCACCCGCCGTCAGCAAAACGGTGCAGGCCGCCAAGGCGCTCAAAGAGGAGCCTTCGGGTCTGAAGCGCAAAGTGGCCATTGGCCGCTTTACCAACGAGACCCGCTACGGCCAGAGTTTCTTTATTGATGAGAACAGCGACCGGATCGGGAAGCAGGCGATGGATATTCTCTCCTCCAAGCTTTTCGAGACGGGCAAGTTTATCATGCTCGAGCGCGCGGACCTCGAGAAGATCCAGAAAGAGCTGGCGATGGGCGATGCGCCCGCGCTGAAAAACAGCGCCGATTACCTCATTCTCGGCTCCATCACGGAGTTCGGGCGCAACGAGGTAAGCGACGTCGGCTGGTTCAGCCGCGTCAAGAAGCAGGAGGCCTTCGCCAAGGTCCATATCCGCATCGTCGACGTCAGTACGGGACAGATCATCTACTCCGAAGAGGGGAAAGGGACCGCCTACAGCGAAGCCGGTACGGTCATGGGCGTCGGGGACAAGAGCGCGTATGACTCCCAGCTCAACGACAAGGCGATCGACGCGGCGATCTCGGACCTCGCATCGAACGTGATCGAGAATATGATGGACAAGCCGTGGCGCGGTTACCTGCTGGGCTACGAGCAGGGGATGCTGATCACCTCCGGCGGCAAAAGCCAGAACATCAAGGTGGGGGACAAGTTCGACGTTATGGCGTCGGGCAAGAAGGTCAAGAACCCGCAGACCAACAGCATCATTACGCTGCCGGGCAAAAAGCTGGCGACGATCGAGATCGTCTCGACGGCGGGGGACACCCCGGAGAACGAGGTCTCCTTCGCGTCGATCACGAGCGGTGACCTTGGCGCGCGCCTGAAAACGAAAAATTTCTCCGACCTGTATATTCAGGTCCACAAGGATTAA
- a CDS encoding protein-L-isoaspartate O-methyltransferase family protein, producing MMRDREATEGLIAGMIDYGALRTPRIIKAFRAVDRGAFVPEYYGEERYGDYPLPIGEGQTISQPTTVAFMLELLGAEPGERVLDIGSGSGWTTALLGYIVGPQGEVTGLEYRKSLVAVGQRNIAPFGFGHVRIEEAGEALGMPGEQYDRILVSAAARELPETLLKQLKPGGTLVIPIGESLCRFTKNEQGSVREEVYPGFLFVTLM from the coding sequence ATGATGCGTGACCGTGAAGCGACAGAGGGGCTGATCGCGGGGATGATCGACTACGGGGCGCTGCGCACGCCGCGGATCATTAAGGCGTTCCGCGCCGTCGACCGCGGCGCTTTTGTGCCGGAATATTACGGGGAGGAGCGCTACGGCGATTATCCGCTTCCTATCGGGGAGGGGCAGACGATCTCCCAGCCGACGACGGTGGCTTTTATGCTGGAACTGCTCGGCGCCGAACCGGGTGAGCGGGTCCTCGATATCGGTTCGGGGTCGGGGTGGACGACGGCGCTGCTGGGGTATATTGTCGGTCCGCAGGGGGAGGTGACCGGGCTGGAGTACCGCAAATCCCTGGTGGCTGTAGGTCAACGCAACATTGCGCCGTTCGGGTTCGGGCATGTCCGGATCGAGGAGGCCGGGGAGGCCCTGGGCATGCCGGGGGAGCAGTATGACAGGATCCTCGTTTCCGCCGCGGCGCGGGAACTTCCCGAAACGCTTCTGAAGCAGCTGAAACCGGGGGGGACCCTTGTTATTCCGATCGGCGAGAGTCTCTGCCGCTTCACCAAAAATGAGCAGGGAAGTGTACGCGAGGAGGTGTATCCGGGTTTCTTATTTGTCACATTAATGTGA
- a CDS encoding gamma-glutamyl-gamma-aminobutyrate hydrolase family protein translates to MGRKVRIAVTGGKRGSRLAWYFSRFLLGGHGAGGSFLHPATDYRDAAFDALLITGGSDIDPQTYGAQAHPAIEHTDPERDAMELYLLETAVRRGVPVMGICRGMQLLNLHFGGTLHPHIHDFDLDFSHPHTPLPLQTVTLEYGSRLHDIVGQGELRVNALHHQAVDRPGEGMRIVAHDRNRIVQAIEHTGSPFMLGLQWHPEFMPYSWHSRKIFAAFVHTARTMQTS, encoded by the coding sequence ATGGGCAGAAAAGTTCGAATAGCCGTCACGGGAGGCAAACGCGGCAGCCGTCTTGCCTGGTACTTCTCCCGCTTCCTGCTGGGGGGCCACGGCGCGGGAGGAAGCTTCCTGCATCCCGCAACCGATTACCGTGATGCCGCCTTCGACGCCCTGCTGATCACCGGCGGCAGCGATATCGATCCCCAGACCTACGGTGCCCAGGCGCATCCGGCCATCGAACATACCGACCCCGAACGGGACGCCATGGAACTCTACCTCCTCGAGACGGCGGTCCGCCGGGGGGTGCCCGTCATGGGCATCTGCCGCGGCATGCAGCTGCTCAATCTCCATTTCGGCGGGACGCTGCATCCGCATATTCACGACTTCGACCTCGACTTCTCCCACCCGCACACGCCGCTGCCGCTGCAGACGGTGACCCTTGAATACGGCAGCAGGCTCCACGACATCGTCGGACAGGGCGAACTGCGCGTCAATGCACTGCACCACCAGGCGGTCGACCGCCCCGGCGAGGGGATGCGGATCGTCGCCCACGACCGCAACAGGATCGTACAGGCGATCGAACATACGGGCTCACCCTTCATGCTCGGCCTCCAGTGGCATCCGGAGTTCATGCCCTACAGCTGGCACAGCCGGAAGATCTTCGCGGCCTTTGTCCATACGGCACGGACGATGCAAACGTCGTGA
- a CDS encoding PAS domain-containing protein has protein sequence MSEKFQLKPLDIEVPVDSKREILSETDVMGKIVYANEYFVELSGYPEEELMGKPHNIVRHPDMPKTVFKLLWDALKAGKEYKAIVKNRRKDGKYYWVYSEYKPLFNEHKQIRGYRSHRWPVPKKVLDEVETLYAKLLDLEQTKTQRDAEMFLELKLHNDGFHDYSAYIDDIFHKKLSGMFGFFGKLFGKK, from the coding sequence ATGTCGGAGAAGTTTCAGCTCAAACCCCTGGATATAGAAGTACCAGTTGATTCAAAAAGAGAGATCCTTTCGGAAACGGATGTTATGGGCAAGATCGTTTATGCCAATGAATATTTTGTGGAACTCTCCGGCTATCCCGAAGAGGAGCTGATGGGAAAGCCGCACAACATCGTCCGCCACCCGGATATGCCCAAAACCGTTTTCAAACTCCTCTGGGACGCCCTTAAAGCGGGCAAAGAGTACAAGGCCATCGTCAAGAACCGCCGTAAAGACGGTAAATATTACTGGGTTTACTCGGAGTACAAACCGCTTTTCAACGAGCACAAGCAGATCCGCGGCTACCGTTCCCACCGCTGGCCGGTCCCCAAGAAAGTGCTTGACGAGGTCGAAACCCTCTACGCGAAACTCCTCGACCTTGAGCAGACGAAGACGCAAAGAGACGCGGAGATGTTCCTTGAGCTGAAACTGCACAACGACGGATTCCATGACTACTCCGCCTATATCGACGACATCTTCCACAAAAAACTGAGCGGCATGTTCGGCTTCTTCGGAAAACTCTTCGGCAAAAAATAA
- a CDS encoding CDGSH iron-sulfur domain-containing protein: MCKDAVVFFNKPKGVDLEAGKLYLYCMCGRAKEGVFCDGSHQGTGCMPLKFTVEKSKAYLLCRCKSSKNLPFCDGTHSFYGDDEVGGPVMGD; the protein is encoded by the coding sequence ATGTGCAAGGATGCTGTTGTTTTTTTCAATAAACCGAAGGGGGTCGACCTGGAGGCGGGGAAGCTCTATCTGTACTGCATGTGCGGCCGCGCCAAAGAGGGGGTCTTTTGCGACGGAAGCCATCAGGGGACCGGTTGTATGCCCCTGAAGTTCACGGTAGAGAAGAGCAAGGCCTACCTGCTGTGCCGCTGCAAGTCCTCCAAGAACCTCCCCTTTTGCGACGGGACGCACAGCTTCTACGGCGATGACGAGGTCGGCGGCCCCGTCATGGGGGATTGA
- a CDS encoding GNA1162 family protein: MMYGKIAAVAASIFAAMIMTGCAAHNAGITKGEAFPQMYEEDPRSIVVLPAMNESSDAEAKDYYATTIEMPIAQTGYYVFPMEMVSDILKQEGVYDTELLYSLPADKFYDYFGADVVMFTRIKKWDVMYAVVASSLTVTIASEAVSTKTNEKLWEYEGSVTVDLTSNSGGGGLAGLLIQAIGTAINTAAADYVEYAHVANARLLFALPAGPYHPAHQTDQGVVIRKH; encoded by the coding sequence ATGATGTACGGAAAAATAGCTGCAGTGGCGGCATCGATTTTCGCCGCAATGATCATGACGGGGTGTGCCGCGCATAATGCGGGCATCACCAAAGGCGAGGCCTTCCCCCAGATGTATGAAGAGGACCCCCGCTCCATCGTGGTCCTGCCGGCGATGAACGAAAGCAGCGATGCCGAGGCGAAGGACTACTACGCCACGACGATCGAAATGCCCATCGCGCAGACGGGCTACTATGTCTTCCCGATGGAGATGGTCAGCGACATCCTCAAACAGGAGGGCGTCTACGATACCGAACTGCTCTACAGTCTGCCCGCGGATAAGTTTTACGACTATTTCGGGGCCGACGTCGTCATGTTCACGCGTATCAAGAAGTGGGACGTCATGTATGCCGTCGTGGCCTCCTCGCTGACGGTGACGATCGCATCCGAGGCGGTCTCGACGAAGACCAATGAGAAGCTGTGGGAGTACGAAGGCAGCGTCACCGTTGACCTCACGAGCAACAGTGGCGGCGGCGGACTGGCCGGACTGCTGATCCAGGCGATCGGCACGGCGATCAATACCGCCGCGGCCGATTATGTCGAATACGCCCATGTCGCCAACGCCCGCCTTTTATTCGCACTGCCGGCGGGCCCGTACCACCCGGCCCACCAGACCGACCAGGGGGTCGTTATCCGCAAACACTAG
- a CDS encoding DUF4810 domain-containing protein, protein MLMKAALPLAAIALLSGCATKPQALYNYGTYSESYYAYKQDTSAENLLAMQQAILTAIENANDSVSKRVAPGMYANLGYIYFKQGDTKQAVHYFEMEKGLYPESAHFMDRVIEKVRKAEAKGAKS, encoded by the coding sequence ATGCTGATGAAAGCGGCTTTGCCGCTGGCAGCCATCGCGCTTTTGAGCGGGTGTGCCACGAAACCGCAGGCACTCTATAACTACGGCACCTATAGCGAAAGCTACTATGCGTATAAGCAGGATACCAGTGCGGAGAACCTCCTGGCGATGCAGCAGGCGATTCTGACGGCCATCGAAAATGCCAATGACAGCGTTTCCAAGCGTGTGGCACCGGGGATGTATGCGAACCTGGGATACATCTACTTCAAGCAGGGGGACACCAAGCAGGCTGTGCACTATTTCGAGATGGAAAAAGGGCTCTACCCGGAGTCGGCGCACTTTATGGACCGCGTCATTGAAAAGGTGCGCAAAGCCGAAGCGAAGGGAGCGAAATCATGA
- a CDS encoding ABC transporter permease produces the protein MLLNAFLQAIREIRRNLMRSLLTAIGIVIGIASVIAMVNIGQGASESITASVGSLGSNTLHIMPGQEKGPPGMSGTSIPFEMKDVRILQKSIFTLEAVSPMASSTVNVLYRDRSYQTSVRGVENGYFDVQNWNLAEGERFSESELRAGQSVCILGQTVIDELFPGGEEPMGKKIRLKSFSCRVIGTLEEKGANTFGMDQDDLILVPIKMFQRRIGGNQNIPSILVSVKENYPLDTVKQQIRQVLRESRNIKPGKEDNFAVRSMTALLDTLSQITSMLTVMLGAVAAISLVVGGIGIMNIMLVSVTERTREIGIRMAIGAMSQDILIQFLIEAVVLSGLGGIFGVLTGIGITVGVAQAMDLTLVINPAVTTVALLFSMLIGIVFGIIPARKAANMNPIDALRYE, from the coding sequence ATGCTGCTTAACGCTTTCCTGCAGGCCATCCGCGAAATAAGGCGCAACCTGATGCGCTCTTTGCTGACGGCAATAGGGATCGTCATCGGGATCGCCTCTGTCATCGCGATGGTCAATATCGGGCAGGGGGCGAGCGAGTCGATTACCGCAAGCGTAGGCAGCCTCGGCAGCAACACGCTGCACATCATGCCCGGCCAGGAGAAGGGGCCTCCGGGGATGTCGGGAACGAGCATCCCCTTCGAGATGAAAGACGTCCGCATTTTGCAAAAGTCGATCTTCACGCTCGAAGCGGTCTCCCCGATGGCCAGCAGTACCGTGAACGTGCTCTACCGCGACCGCAGTTACCAGACCAGCGTGCGCGGCGTCGAAAACGGCTATTTTGATGTCCAGAACTGGAACCTGGCAGAGGGGGAACGCTTCAGCGAAAGCGAGCTGCGCGCGGGGCAGAGCGTCTGTATCCTCGGACAGACGGTGATCGACGAGCTTTTTCCCGGGGGAGAAGAGCCCATGGGAAAAAAGATCCGCCTCAAGAGTTTTTCATGCCGGGTGATCGGGACGCTTGAAGAGAAGGGGGCGAACACCTTCGGCATGGACCAGGATGACCTGATCCTCGTCCCCATCAAGATGTTTCAGCGCCGTATCGGCGGGAACCAGAACATCCCCTCCATTTTGGTGTCGGTCAAGGAGAACTACCCCCTCGACACCGTCAAACAGCAGATCCGCCAGGTGCTGCGCGAAAGCCGCAACATCAAACCGGGCAAAGAGGATAACTTCGCTGTCCGAAGCATGACGGCGCTGCTGGATACCCTGTCACAGATCACGTCGATGCTGACGGTGATGCTGGGGGCGGTGGCGGCCATCTCCCTTGTCGTCGGCGGCATCGGGATCATGAACATCATGCTCGTATCGGTGACGGAACGCACCCGCGAGATCGGCATCCGCATGGCCATCGGGGCCATGAGCCAGGATATCCTGATCCAGTTTCTGATCGAGGCGGTCGTTCTCTCGGGGCTCGGCGGCATCTTCGGCGTGCTCACGGGCATCGGGATCACCGTGGGGGTCGCGCAGGCGATGGACCTGACCCTCGTCATCAACCCGGCCGTGACGACGGTCGCGCTGCTCTTTTCGATGCTGATCGGGATCGTTTTCGGGATCATCCCGGCGCGCAAGGCGGCGAACATGAACCCGATCGACGCGCTGCGGTATGAGTAA
- a CDS encoding ABC transporter ATP-binding protein translates to MISLEQITKTYGSGEAATHVLHPLDLRIGQGEFVAIMGPSGSGKSTLLNILGALDVPSGGRYRFEGTDLGRLTHEQRALFRRYVLGFVFQGFNLLKRTSALENVEMPLIYQGVSARERRERAEEALVQVGLAERMHHDPSQLSGGQQQRVAIARAIVTQPQVLIADEPTGNLDTQRSHEIMELIRGFNAKGITVIMVTHEEEIADYASRTILLRDGRIERDTDHAA, encoded by the coding sequence GTGATCAGCCTGGAACAGATCACCAAAACCTACGGCAGTGGCGAGGCGGCGACGCATGTCCTGCACCCGTTGGATCTCCGTATCGGCCAGGGCGAGTTCGTGGCCATCATGGGGCCCAGCGGCAGCGGCAAGTCGACCCTGCTCAATATCCTCGGTGCCCTCGATGTGCCCAGCGGGGGGCGCTACCGGTTCGAGGGGACGGACCTGGGGCGGCTGACGCACGAACAGCGGGCCCTGTTCCGCCGCTACGTTCTCGGCTTCGTCTTCCAGGGCTTCAACCTGCTCAAACGCACCTCGGCGCTGGAAAATGTGGAGATGCCGCTGATCTACCAGGGCGTTTCCGCCAGGGAACGCCGGGAACGCGCGGAGGAAGCTTTGGTACAGGTCGGGCTTGCCGAGCGCATGCACCATGACCCCTCACAGCTTTCGGGCGGGCAGCAGCAGCGTGTGGCCATCGCGCGTGCCATCGTGACGCAGCCGCAGGTCCTCATCGCCGACGAACCGACGGGGAACCTCGACACCCAGCGCAGCCATGAGATTATGGAGCTGATCCGGGGTTTCAACGCCAAGGGGATCACCGTGATCATGGTGACCCACGAAGAGGAGATCGCCGACTACGCGTCGCGCACGATCCTCCTGCGCGACGGCCGCATCGAGAGGGACACGGACCATGCTGCTTAA